Below is a genomic region from uncultured Methanobrevibacter sp..
ATGGTCTTTTAGGCCAACTGAATCCAATACATTCAAACCGTTGATATTGACATCTACAATATCCTTCATCAGCTCAACGTTTTCTAAAGCGGTCAGGTTAGGAATCAGATTGTAGAACTGGAAAATGAAACCAACATTCTTTGCCCTGTATGTAGTCAGCTGATTATCATTGAATGATTCAATATGATTGCCATTGACGATAATCTGACCAGAGGTAACAGAGTCCAAACCTCCTAAAAGGTTTAGAAGTGTTGATTTACCTGCACCTGACGGTCCAAGGATTACAACAAATTCTCCTTCATCAATTGTGAAGTTTACGTTATCCATAGCTTTTAAGATGTGATCACCGGATTTATATTCCTTGTTCACATCCTTAAATTCGATAATTGTACTCATTAATATTGCCTTCTTATTTTATTATTTTAATTGTTAGAATATATATTTTATTAAGTATTTGAACCACCCCATCCTATAGAGGATAGGGATTCCTGAATTATTTTCACTTAATAAGGTTAATTTAAGTATATTAGTCGAATAAGAAGAGATGATTACTCATCTCCCCTCTTCTAGGAACCGTACGTGTCCCTTTCAAGACATACGGCTCGAGCATAGTTTATAAGAAAAAAAACTATTATTATTGTTAGTTAACCATACAAACATTCAAATGGAGTTCTATTCCGATGATTTATAATATAATCTTCGTACTCCTCATCATACGGAGT
It encodes:
- a CDS encoding ABC transporter ATP-binding protein, with product MSTIIEFKDVNKEYKSGDHILKAMDNVNFTIDEGEFVVILGPSGAGKSTLLNLLGGLDSVTSGQIIVNGNHIESFNDNQLTTYRAKNVGFIFQFYNLIPNLTALENVELMKDIVDVNINGLNVLDSVGLKDHANQFPAQLSGGEQQRVSIARAVAKQPTMLLCDEPTGALDSKTGVLILNLLQDMSNNQNTTVVIVTHNAILAEAADKVIRIKNGQVENIVINENPQKVTDLDW